In a genomic window of Holophagales bacterium:
- a CDS encoding gamma-glutamyltransferase, protein MPFRPTRRRPYVAALAALLALAAAVTPSRPATGAKQLPLGEVGSPFAPIGAISPYGAVASDRSEASRAAVEVLEQGGNAIDAAIAGSFALGSAAPGASGLGGNTWILVHTAAGEDVAFLSPLRAPRHVSISRARMAHRRDLMSGPLAMTAPGTVATLAKAHARFGTRPWAELLAPAIAIAETGSPVSATDHRFLARYAPRIEGAPILRPLYLTGVCDAEANAVTVPVGQRVVYPDLARTLRRLAEAGPDDFYRGRIAAEIVADLKRYDAFLRADDLARVPASIIVTSPLRGRYRDVDVLSLPDPCGGALVLETLHILQAFPSEVLAEQSWARIQLLLDAARIAFADAGPTLAGEEVAEGPWRSPRLTAAFGEKRARLIRLGRLLAQDDLPRSARSVAFSDRDTTHLSVVDREGNAVSLTQSLGHTWGSAHVTPGLGFPYNGFLETYNVEDPSSPAYLAANAASRTAVSPTILVRDGRPVLVLGAAGSNRIPPAIANVTVGYVDGHLGVAEAVAAPRSIWSEGRTPEPPKLELALPYLLEDANLLWAVGYADLERYAPGPDVGDFGALNAVGWNARAGAWEAGGDPRRDGAVAVPARAPGAPRQMSAPR, encoded by the coding sequence ATGCCGTTCCGCCCGACCCGCCGCCGACCTTACGTCGCCGCCCTCGCCGCCCTCCTCGCCCTCGCGGCGGCCGTCACCCCGTCACGGCCCGCCACGGGGGCCAAACAGCTCCCCCTGGGCGAGGTCGGGTCGCCCTTCGCCCCGATCGGCGCGATCTCCCCGTACGGGGCGGTCGCTTCCGACCGCTCGGAGGCGTCGCGGGCCGCGGTGGAGGTCCTGGAGCAGGGGGGCAACGCGATCGACGCGGCGATCGCGGGTTCCTTCGCGCTCGGATCCGCCGCGCCGGGCGCCTCCGGTCTGGGCGGCAACACATGGATCCTCGTCCACACGGCCGCCGGCGAGGACGTCGCGTTCCTGTCCCCGCTGCGCGCGCCGCGCCACGTCAGCATCTCCCGGGCCCGCATGGCGCATCGGAGGGACCTGATGTCCGGGCCACTCGCGATGACGGCTCCCGGCACCGTGGCGACGCTCGCGAAGGCCCACGCCCGCTTCGGCACGAGGCCCTGGGCCGAGCTGCTCGCGCCGGCGATCGCGATCGCCGAGACGGGCTCCCCCGTGAGCGCGACGGACCACCGCTTCCTCGCCAGGTACGCGCCCAGAATCGAGGGCGCCCCGATCCTGCGCCCCCTCTACCTGACCGGTGTTTGCGACGCCGAGGCGAACGCGGTGACGGTTCCGGTGGGGCAGAGGGTCGTCTACCCCGACCTCGCGCGGACTCTCCGGCGACTCGCCGAGGCCGGCCCCGACGACTTCTACCGCGGGAGGATCGCCGCGGAGATCGTCGCCGACTTGAAGCGATACGACGCTTTCCTCCGGGCCGACGACCTCGCCCGGGTCCCCGCGAGCATCATCGTGACGAGCCCGCTCCGCGGCCGATACCGGGACGTCGACGTTCTCTCCCTCCCGGACCCGTGCGGCGGGGCGCTCGTCCTCGAGACGCTCCACATCCTCCAGGCGTTCCCTTCCGAGGTCCTCGCCGAGCAGAGTTGGGCCCGCATTCAGCTGTTGCTCGACGCCGCCCGCATCGCCTTCGCCGACGCCGGCCCCACGCTCGCCGGCGAAGAGGTGGCCGAGGGGCCCTGGCGGTCGCCGCGGCTCACCGCCGCCTTCGGCGAGAAGAGGGCCCGCCTCATCCGCCTCGGCCGGCTCCTCGCGCAGGACGACCTCCCGCGCTCGGCGCGCTCCGTCGCCTTCTCGGACCGCGACACGACGCACCTCTCCGTCGTCGATCGGGAGGGCAACGCCGTCTCCCTGACACAGAGCCTCGGCCACACGTGGGGCTCGGCCCACGTCACGCCAGGCCTCGGCTTCCCCTACAACGGGTTCCTCGAGACCTACAACGTGGAGGACCCGTCGTCGCCGGCCTACCTGGCGGCGAACGCGGCCAGCCGGACGGCGGTGTCGCCGACGATCCTCGTCCGCGACGGCCGCCCCGTCCTCGTCCTCGGCGCGGCCGGGAGCAACCGGATCCCCCCGGCGATCGCGAACGTCACCGTCGGCTACGTCGACGGCCATCTCGGCGTCGCCGAGGCGGTCGCGGCTCCCAGGTCGATCTGGTCGGAGGGGCGCACGCCGGAACCCCCGAAGCTCGAGCTCGCGCTCCCCTACCTCCTCGAGGACGCCAACCTCCTCTGGGCCGTCGGGTACGCCGACCTGGAGCGCTACGCCCCCGGCCCCGACGTCGGCGATTTCGGCGCCCTGAACGCGGTCGGCTGGAACGCCCGCGCCGGGGCCTGGGAGGCGGGGGGCGACCCGCGCCGGGACGGCGCGGTCGCCGTCCCGGCGCGCGCCCCGGGCGCGCCGCGGCAAATGAGCGCTCCGCGATGA
- a CDS encoding protein kinase codes for MKLAAGRRLGPYEILGPIGAGGMGEVYRARDARLDRTIAVKVLPAELAVDEVYRQRFEREARAASALNHPHIAHVYDVGVDEGTHFIAMEYVEGQNLRELLSRGPLDVDRIVDLGQDGLGAGGGPRGGLARKTLESAAALDSRVETEARTQAGLVVGTVPYMSPEQALGKEVDHRTDLFSLGVVLYELAVGRLPFVGDTATQTIDQICHASPEPLSRSRSDVPAELERIVRKCLEKERDSRYATARDLLVDLRNLQRDRASGAGVRTAPVQQKGRRLLLVGAAVLVAAVAVVAGALYGKARQGASIGSVAVLPFENATGDPANDYLSDGISENLINKLSSLPGLRVISRRSAFAFKGQKLSPAEIGAKLGVDALLLGSLAQRGASLAITAELVRVRDETQLWGEKYARSADDVLEVEGEIATTIARTLRRQLSGEEAERLARAETDDPEAYRLYLRARSFLVGNQQEMDKSIDLFQQAVAKAPEYALAHAGLAEAHTRQAFLRGSGREEPLQKARAAVERALELDPDLPEVHAALGLVRFYFEWDWAGAEAEFRRAIELNPGSRVGQEEYGWFLTALGRLDEGLAHSQEAARLDPLSVGPVHDIAINYMVRGELEQAAATFRRAIDIDPNWTWGYVKLGRTLAMQRKCPEAMAQAEVAERRIADGGAPLSRAWLGATYAICGEATRARQKLDELHALSKERYVDPSTYADIHASLGEIDEALRCYEKAWEDRTPNMAYASIASRINPRLAGNPRIEAIVRRMSFPEPKR; via the coding sequence ATGAAGCTGGCCGCCGGCCGGCGACTCGGCCCGTACGAGATCCTCGGCCCCATCGGGGCCGGAGGGATGGGGGAGGTCTACCGGGCGCGGGACGCGCGGCTGGACCGGACCATCGCGGTCAAGGTGCTCCCCGCGGAGCTGGCCGTTGACGAGGTCTACCGCCAGCGGTTCGAGCGCGAGGCCCGTGCCGCGTCGGCCCTCAACCACCCGCACATCGCGCACGTCTACGACGTCGGCGTCGACGAGGGGACGCACTTCATCGCCATGGAGTACGTCGAGGGCCAGAACCTGAGGGAGCTCCTCTCGCGAGGTCCGCTCGACGTGGATCGGATCGTCGACCTCGGGCAAGATGGCCTCGGCGCTGGAGGAGGCCCCCGGGGTGGCCTCGCGCGCAAGACCCTGGAGAGCGCGGCCGCACTCGACAGCCGGGTAGAGACCGAGGCGCGCACCCAGGCCGGACTCGTGGTCGGTACGGTTCCCTACATGAGCCCGGAGCAGGCGCTCGGCAAGGAGGTGGACCACCGGACCGACCTCTTCAGCCTCGGCGTCGTCCTCTACGAGCTGGCCGTCGGCCGCCTCCCTTTCGTCGGGGACACGGCGACGCAGACGATCGACCAGATCTGCCACGCCTCTCCTGAGCCCCTCTCGAGGTCGCGCAGCGACGTGCCTGCCGAGCTCGAGCGCATCGTCCGGAAGTGCCTCGAGAAGGAGCGCGACAGCCGTTACGCCACCGCCCGCGACCTCCTCGTCGACCTGCGCAACCTGCAGCGGGACAGGGCGTCGGGAGCGGGGGTGCGGACGGCTCCGGTGCAACAGAAGGGCAGACGCCTTCTCCTGGTCGGGGCGGCCGTCCTCGTCGCGGCCGTCGCCGTCGTGGCGGGTGCCCTGTACGGGAAGGCCCGCCAGGGCGCTTCGATCGGGTCGGTGGCCGTTCTCCCCTTCGAGAACGCGACCGGCGACCCCGCGAACGACTACCTGAGCGACGGGATCTCCGAGAACCTGATCAACAAGCTCTCGAGCCTTCCGGGGCTGCGGGTCATCTCGAGGCGGTCCGCCTTCGCCTTCAAGGGACAGAAGCTGAGTCCGGCGGAGATCGGCGCAAAGCTCGGAGTCGACGCCCTCCTCCTCGGCAGCCTCGCGCAGCGGGGCGCCAGCCTCGCCATCACCGCGGAGCTCGTACGCGTCCGCGACGAAACGCAGCTGTGGGGCGAGAAGTACGCGCGGAGCGCGGACGACGTCCTCGAGGTCGAGGGCGAAATCGCGACCACGATCGCGCGGACGCTGCGTCGCCAGCTGAGCGGGGAAGAGGCGGAGAGGCTCGCCCGCGCGGAGACCGACGACCCCGAGGCCTATCGCCTGTACCTCAGGGCCCGGAGCTTCCTCGTCGGCAACCAGCAGGAGATGGACAAGAGCATCGACCTCTTCCAGCAGGCGGTGGCGAAGGCGCCGGAGTACGCCCTCGCCCACGCCGGGCTCGCGGAGGCCCACACCCGCCAGGCGTTCCTCCGCGGGAGCGGGCGGGAGGAGCCGCTGCAGAAGGCCCGCGCGGCCGTGGAACGCGCGCTCGAGCTCGACCCCGATCTCCCCGAGGTTCACGCCGCGCTCGGCCTCGTTCGGTTCTATTTCGAATGGGACTGGGCGGGTGCGGAGGCGGAGTTCCGGCGGGCGATCGAGCTGAACCCGGGGAGCCGGGTCGGCCAGGAGGAGTACGGGTGGTTCCTGACCGCCCTGGGGCGCCTCGACGAGGGGCTCGCGCACAGCCAGGAAGCGGCCCGGCTCGACCCCCTCTCCGTCGGCCCGGTCCACGACATCGCGATCAACTACATGGTGCGGGGCGAGCTGGAGCAGGCGGCCGCGACCTTCCGGCGTGCGATCGACATCGACCCCAACTGGACGTGGGGCTACGTCAAGCTGGGCCGCACCCTCGCGATGCAGCGGAAGTGCCCCGAAGCGATGGCCCAGGCCGAGGTCGCCGAGAGGAGGATCGCGGACGGCGGCGCACCGCTCTCCCGCGCCTGGCTGGGCGCGACCTACGCGATCTGCGGCGAGGCCACGCGGGCCCGGCAGAAGCTCGACGAGCTCCACGCCCTCTCGAAGGAACGATACGTGGACCCGTCGACCTACGCCGACATCCACGCCAGCCTCGGCGAAATAGACGAGGCGCTGCGCTGCTACGAGAAGGCCTGGGAGGACCGGACGCCGAACATGGCCTACGCGTCGATTGCGTCCCGGATCAACCCCCGGCTCGCGGGCAACCCGCGCATCGAGGCGATCGTGCGCCGGATGAGCTTCCCGGAACCGAAGCGCTGA
- a CDS encoding protein kinase, protein MTTVTSGSRLGSYEITGKLGEGGMGEVWRATDSKLKRDVAIKVLPAEFTDDRERLARFEREAQLLAQLHHPNIASIFGLEESDGIRALVMELVEGPTLAERMKTGHLLLEESLSIARQIAEALEEAHEKGIVHRDLKPQNVKAPVEGKVKVLDFGLAKAMDPPGSSSAADLGRSPTLMNSPTMTAAGTQLGVILGTAAYMSPEQARGGAVDKRADIWAFGVVLFEMLSGRSLFAAETVSDTLAGVLKTEVDFNALPSATPGGLRQLLRRCLERSPKNRLHDIADARILIDELIAGRPGDDTHPSAPATARGSMRSTAAWVTALVVVGGAAALAGGLAGRSGSPPAEQLRLSVALPPSQELLIGANALLAFSPDGRSLVFSGRANGRQSLFRRALDGRESVPIPGTDGADSAFFSPDGRWIGYVAGSELMKVAAEGGRPFRLAEQQGAGGCTWLRDGTIVYAPSYSDGLFRISAEGGTPKRLTTPDSAGGELGHWWPDPLPGGRQVVFTAFRTPVDKSRIGILDLETGKVTWVVEGGFFGRYVSTGHLLYARGQRLYALPFDAKSATAKGAAVAVLDDLLVSQTSGYGMFAVSSRGMLAYVTESLGNPLRELVWLDRTGRATPAAGERRRYLSVSLSPDDRQAALTIQGESRDLWTYSFERGTLSRLTSGEGTEFDPLWSRDGRELFYVVDRPPFELHRIAVGAPDTGRPIWDERSKVDTTGISVSPDGLTLAFELAEEQAGRNLYSRPIDGSAPARPIRVTRNNEANVSFSPDGRWVVYQSNETGRPEIYAQPYPDPGDRVQVSSDGGTDPLWARNGEIFYLHDDQMRVVSVRRTGQVEFDAARSLFSFPVLPGSIHDSQTFDVTRDGSRILSVTIPDANRPRQLEVVTDWTRELERLAPGGGQ, encoded by the coding sequence ATGACGACCGTCACCTCCGGCTCCCGCCTCGGCTCCTACGAGATCACCGGCAAGCTCGGCGAGGGCGGCATGGGCGAGGTCTGGCGCGCGACCGACTCGAAGCTGAAGCGCGACGTCGCCATCAAGGTCCTGCCGGCCGAGTTCACCGACGACCGGGAACGCCTCGCCCGTTTCGAGCGCGAGGCCCAGCTTCTCGCCCAGCTCCACCACCCCAACATCGCCTCGATCTTCGGCCTCGAGGAGTCGGACGGAATCCGCGCCCTCGTCATGGAGCTCGTCGAAGGGCCCACCCTGGCCGAGCGGATGAAGACGGGCCACCTGCTGCTCGAGGAGAGCCTCTCCATCGCCCGGCAGATCGCCGAGGCGCTCGAGGAGGCCCACGAGAAGGGAATCGTCCACCGCGACCTCAAACCCCAGAACGTCAAGGCTCCCGTAGAAGGCAAGGTCAAGGTCCTCGACTTCGGCCTGGCCAAGGCGATGGACCCGCCGGGCTCCTCGTCTGCTGCCGACCTGGGCCGCTCGCCGACGCTCATGAACTCGCCGACGATGACGGCGGCGGGTACCCAGCTCGGGGTCATCCTCGGCACCGCGGCCTACATGTCGCCCGAGCAGGCCCGCGGCGGCGCCGTCGACAAGCGCGCCGACATCTGGGCCTTCGGCGTCGTCCTCTTCGAGATGCTCTCCGGCCGCTCGCTCTTCGCCGCGGAGACCGTCAGCGACACGCTCGCCGGTGTCCTGAAGACCGAGGTCGACTTCAACGCCCTCCCCTCAGCGACTCCCGGGGGCCTCAGGCAGCTCCTCCGCCGCTGTCTCGAGCGCAGCCCGAAGAACCGCCTCCACGACATCGCCGACGCGCGGATCCTGATCGACGAGTTGATCGCGGGTCGACCCGGCGACGACACGCATCCGTCTGCTCCCGCGACGGCGCGAGGCTCCATGAGGTCGACCGCGGCCTGGGTCACCGCCCTCGTCGTCGTCGGTGGAGCGGCTGCGCTCGCGGGGGGGCTGGCGGGCCGCAGCGGCTCGCCGCCGGCCGAGCAACTGCGGCTCTCGGTCGCGCTCCCGCCGAGCCAGGAGCTCCTGATCGGGGCGAACGCGCTCCTGGCCTTCTCGCCCGACGGGCGAAGCCTCGTCTTCTCCGGCCGGGCGAACGGCCGGCAGAGCCTCTTCCGTCGCGCTCTCGATGGCCGCGAATCGGTGCCGATTCCCGGCACCGACGGCGCCGACTCCGCCTTCTTCTCCCCCGATGGGCGCTGGATCGGCTACGTCGCGGGGAGCGAGCTGATGAAGGTCGCCGCCGAGGGAGGGCGGCCGTTCCGTCTCGCCGAGCAGCAGGGTGCCGGCGGCTGCACCTGGCTCCGCGACGGCACGATCGTCTACGCCCCGAGCTACTCCGACGGGCTCTTCCGCATCTCGGCCGAGGGCGGAACCCCGAAGCGCCTGACGACGCCCGACAGCGCGGGGGGAGAGCTCGGGCACTGGTGGCCCGACCCCCTTCCCGGAGGACGCCAGGTCGTCTTCACCGCTTTCCGCACCCCGGTGGACAAGTCGAGGATCGGCATCCTCGACCTCGAGACGGGGAAGGTGACCTGGGTCGTCGAGGGCGGGTTCTTCGGCCGTTACGTGTCGACAGGTCATCTCCTCTACGCCCGCGGACAGAGGCTCTACGCGCTCCCGTTCGACGCGAAGAGCGCGACCGCGAAGGGCGCCGCGGTGGCCGTGCTCGACGACCTCCTCGTGTCCCAGACGAGCGGGTACGGCATGTTCGCCGTCTCCAGCCGCGGGATGCTCGCCTACGTCACGGAGTCCCTCGGAAACCCGCTCCGGGAGCTCGTCTGGCTCGACCGGACGGGCCGGGCGACGCCGGCCGCAGGGGAGCGCCGCCGCTACCTCTCGGTCAGCCTCTCGCCCGACGACCGGCAGGCCGCGCTCACGATCCAGGGCGAGAGCCGCGACCTATGGACCTATTCGTTCGAGAGGGGCACCCTCTCGCGCCTCACGAGCGGAGAGGGGACGGAGTTCGACCCCCTCTGGTCCCGCGATGGCCGCGAGCTCTTCTACGTCGTCGACCGGCCGCCGTTCGAGCTCCACAGGATCGCGGTCGGCGCACCCGACACCGGCAGGCCGATCTGGGACGAGCGCTCGAAGGTCGACACGACCGGGATCTCGGTCTCCCCCGACGGCCTCACGCTCGCGTTCGAGCTCGCCGAAGAGCAGGCGGGCCGCAACCTCTACTCGCGCCCGATCGACGGCTCGGCGCCGGCGCGCCCGATCCGGGTCACCCGCAACAACGAGGCGAACGTCTCGTTCTCGCCCGACGGTCGATGGGTCGTCTACCAGTCGAACGAGACCGGGCGGCCCGAGATCTACGCCCAGCCGTATCCGGATCCCGGGGACCGGGTCCAGGTCTCGTCCGACGGCGGCACGGACCCGCTCTGGGCGAGGAACGGCGAGATCTTCTACCTGCACGACGACCAGATGCGGGTCGTCTCCGTCCGCCGGACGGGCCAGGTCGAGTTCGACGCGGCGCGCTCTCTCTTCTCCTTCCCCGTTCTCCCCGGCTCGATCCACGACTCGCAGACGTTCGACGTCACCCGCGACGGCTCCCGCATCCTGTCGGTGACGATCCCGGACGCGAACCGGCCCCGGCAGCTGGAGGTCGTCACCGACTGGACGCGCGAGCTCGAACGCCTCGCCCCGGGAGGCGGCCAATGA
- a CDS encoding FAD-binding oxidoreductase: MEQKSSVIVVGAGVIGCSIAFQLARMGQREVVVLEREALPGTGSTARANGGIRAQFTTEANVRMSLLSMEILDALEEEIGQPPAYRKAGYLFLTDSPEKLAAMERAAAYQRGFGVDVEVLDADGVRRRVPWVSGERLAGGTFGARDGFIDPGRLCAFFASAAAHAGVSFRYGQEVVAAEETAGGFVLRTADGSSHAAPVVVNAAGAWSGRVAALLGVEVPVEPVRRHLFLTGPVRDLPPEIPMTIDADTGVLVRREGERVLVAWSNADEPAGFDTACDPEFPLRFAEALEARFPSVAAAGIDQKRSWAGLYEVTPDHHAILGPVPGRPGLFLATGFSGHGVMHAPAAGRCVAEMVLRGRAESIDVSALSLARFARGELIHETMVL; encoded by the coding sequence ATGGAGCAGAAGTCGTCGGTGATCGTCGTCGGGGCGGGTGTCATCGGCTGCAGCATCGCGTTCCAGCTGGCGCGGATGGGCCAGCGGGAGGTCGTGGTGCTCGAGCGGGAGGCCCTGCCGGGGACCGGCTCGACGGCCCGGGCGAACGGCGGCATCCGGGCCCAGTTCACGACGGAGGCGAACGTCAGGATGTCCCTCCTCTCGATGGAGATCCTGGACGCCCTCGAGGAGGAGATCGGCCAGCCCCCGGCCTACCGGAAGGCGGGCTACCTCTTCCTCACCGACAGCCCCGAGAAGCTCGCCGCGATGGAGCGGGCGGCAGCGTACCAGCGAGGCTTCGGCGTCGACGTCGAGGTCCTCGACGCGGACGGGGTCCGAAGGCGCGTGCCCTGGGTCTCAGGGGAACGGCTCGCCGGCGGGACGTTCGGGGCGCGGGACGGCTTCATCGACCCGGGCCGGCTCTGCGCCTTCTTCGCCTCCGCGGCGGCGCACGCCGGCGTCTCGTTCCGGTACGGGCAGGAGGTCGTCGCGGCGGAGGAGACGGCGGGCGGCTTCGTCCTCCGGACCGCCGACGGGAGCTCGCACGCGGCCCCCGTCGTCGTGAACGCGGCGGGCGCCTGGTCCGGGCGGGTCGCGGCCCTCCTCGGCGTCGAGGTGCCGGTCGAACCGGTCCGCCGGCACCTCTTCCTGACCGGTCCGGTCCGCGACCTGCCTCCGGAGATCCCGATGACGATCGACGCGGACACGGGCGTCCTCGTGAGGCGGGAAGGGGAGCGCGTCCTCGTCGCCTGGTCGAACGCGGACGAACCGGCGGGCTTCGATACGGCCTGCGATCCGGAGTTCCCTCTCCGATTCGCCGAGGCGCTCGAAGCGAGATTCCCGTCCGTCGCCGCGGCCGGGATCGACCAGAAGCGCAGCTGGGCGGGCCTCTACGAGGTGACGCCGGACCACCACGCGATCCTCGGCCCGGTCCCCGGCCGACCGGGACTCTTCCTCGCCACCGGCTTCTCGGGCCACGGCGTCATGCACGCACCGGCCGCGGGGCGGTGCGTGGCCGAGATGGTCCTGCGCGGGCGCGCCGAGAGCATCGACGTCTCGGCCCTGTCACTCGCGCGCTTCGCGCGAGGCGAGCTGATCCACGAGACGATGGTCCTGTGA
- a CDS encoding protein kinase, with translation MTIAPGSRLGPYEITGKLGEGGMGEVFRATDSKLRREVAIKVLPEAFTEDKDRLARFEREAQLLAQLHHPNIASIFGLEESDGVRALVMELVEGPTLAERLTAGPLALEECLSIARQIAEALEEAHSKGIVHRDLKPQNVKAPVDGKVKVLDFGLAKAMDPPGASSAADLARSPTIMNSPTMTAAHGTQLGVILGTAAYMSPEQARGGAVDKRADIWAFGVVLFEMLSGRSLFAADTVSDTLAGVLKTEVDFGALPAATPPALRQLLRRCLERSPKNRLHDIADARLVLDDLLAGRRDDAGAAAAPGVPVRRWKAVALWSLAALLAGLVLGRLLPASSGSGAGESPISFERLTYRRGHFVNARFAPDGQTAFLAAAWEGKPQEIIQVRPGGGELPIGLGGTEILSVSRSGELALLLPRIESGNRYVRVGTLAVVSASGGTPRELAENVVAADWAPDGKSLAVQRFVDGRERLEFPLGTIFYSGPGRIYGPRVSPTGDAVAFFESEASGPISVVLVDRSGARRVLSDGWGDWWNLAFSPDGREVWFGGARAGSAASLYAVDREGKLRVLLTAPGTLEVHDVAPDRRVLVAQVDSRAFVFGRGRGETVDRDLSWLESSSATALSADGRQVLLAVDSELESGGPAAFLRSTDGSAAVRLGSGHPQELSRDGKWALAVRGGTVVAIPTAAGEEKVLATAFSTLSAARWMPDGVRVLVVARVKDGKSLASVMAFDGNPPRTVSEDFELREGSQRNRSLSPVSADGRFVAAAVARGRVEVLALEDGSVRPVPGTGVNDLPIQWTPDGRQLYLLELGALPGKIVKVDVATGRRDVWREIQPVDRVGVSGIGMALATPDGSAWAYSYPQFRSSLYLVKGLR, from the coding sequence ATGACGATCGCTCCCGGCTCCCGCCTCGGACCTTACGAGATCACCGGCAAGCTCGGCGAGGGCGGCATGGGCGAGGTCTTTCGCGCCACCGACTCGAAGCTGAGGCGCGAGGTTGCGATCAAGGTCCTGCCGGAGGCGTTCACGGAGGACAAGGACCGCCTCGCGCGCTTCGAGCGCGAGGCGCAGCTCCTCGCCCAGCTCCACCACCCGAACATCGCCTCCATCTTCGGCCTCGAGGAGTCGGACGGCGTCCGCGCCCTGGTCATGGAGCTCGTCGAGGGACCGACGCTGGCCGAGAGGCTCACGGCGGGACCCCTGGCGCTCGAGGAGTGTCTCTCCATTGCCCGGCAGATCGCCGAGGCGCTCGAAGAGGCCCACTCGAAGGGGATCGTCCACCGCGACCTCAAGCCCCAGAACGTCAAGGCCCCCGTGGACGGCAAGGTCAAGGTCCTCGACTTCGGCCTCGCCAAGGCGATGGACCCGCCGGGCGCCTCGTCCGCCGCCGACCTCGCGCGCTCCCCCACCATCATGAACTCGCCCACGATGACGGCCGCGCACGGCACGCAGCTCGGCGTCATCCTCGGCACGGCCGCGTACATGTCGCCCGAGCAGGCCCGCGGCGGCGCCGTCGACAAGCGCGCCGACATCTGGGCCTTCGGCGTCGTCCTCTTCGAGATGCTCTCCGGCCGCTCGCTCTTCGCGGCGGACACGGTGAGCGACACGCTCGCCGGCGTCCTGAAGACCGAGGTCGACTTCGGCGCCCTCCCCGCGGCCACGCCCCCGGCGCTCCGCCAGCTCCTCCGCCGCTGCCTCGAGCGCAGCCCGAAGAACCGCCTCCACGACATCGCCGACGCGCGGCTCGTCCTCGACGACCTCCTCGCCGGGCGGAGGGACGACGCCGGGGCCGCCGCGGCTCCGGGCGTGCCCGTCCGCCGATGGAAGGCCGTCGCGCTCTGGTCCCTCGCCGCGCTCCTGGCCGGCCTCGTGCTCGGGCGGCTCCTGCCGGCGTCGAGCGGCTCCGGGGCCGGCGAGAGCCCGATCAGCTTCGAGCGCCTCACCTACCGCCGGGGCCACTTCGTCAACGCGCGCTTTGCCCCGGACGGTCAGACGGCCTTCCTGGCCGCCGCCTGGGAAGGGAAGCCCCAGGAGATCATCCAGGTGCGTCCCGGCGGGGGCGAGCTGCCGATCGGACTCGGCGGGACCGAGATCCTCTCCGTGTCCCGCTCGGGAGAGCTCGCGCTCCTCCTGCCGCGCATCGAGTCGGGAAACCGCTACGTGCGGGTCGGCACGCTCGCCGTCGTCTCCGCGAGCGGCGGGACGCCCCGGGAGCTCGCCGAGAACGTCGTGGCGGCGGACTGGGCTCCCGACGGGAAGAGCCTCGCCGTGCAGCGGTTCGTCGACGGGCGCGAACGCCTCGAGTTCCCGCTCGGGACCATCTTCTACTCGGGTCCGGGACGCATCTACGGACCCCGGGTCTCGCCGACGGGCGACGCCGTGGCCTTCTTCGAAAGCGAAGCCTCGGGGCCGATCTCCGTCGTCCTCGTCGACCGTTCCGGCGCGCGTCGCGTCCTCTCGGACGGCTGGGGCGACTGGTGGAACCTCGCCTTCTCGCCCGACGGACGCGAAGTCTGGTTCGGCGGGGCGCGAGCCGGGTCGGCCGCCAGCCTCTACGCCGTCGACCGCGAGGGAAAGCTGCGCGTCCTCCTCACCGCCCCGGGCACGCTCGAGGTGCACGACGTGGCGCCCGACCGCCGGGTCCTGGTGGCCCAGGTCGACTCCCGCGCCTTCGTCTTCGGCAGGGGCAGGGGCGAGACCGTCGACCGGGACCTCTCCTGGCTGGAGTCCTCGTCCGCGACGGCCCTCTCGGCCGACGGCCGGCAGGTCCTGCTCGCGGTCGATTCGGAGCTCGAGTCGGGCGGCCCGGCCGCGTTTCTGAGGTCGACGGACGGATCGGCCGCGGTGCGCCTCGGCAGCGGTCACCCGCAGGAGCTCTCGCGGGACGGGAAGTGGGCCCTCGCGGTCCGGGGTGGAACGGTCGTCGCCATTCCCACCGCGGCCGGCGAGGAGAAGGTCCTCGCAACCGCGTTTTCCACGCTCTCCGCCGCACGGTGGATGCCGGACGGGGTCCGCGTCCTCGTCGTGGCGCGGGTGAAGGACGGCAAGAGCCTCGCGAGCGTGATGGCTTTCGACGGGAACCCACCGCGGACCGTGTCTGAGGACTTCGAGCTGCGCGAGGGGAGTCAACGGAACCGCTCGCTCTCGCCGGTCTCCGCGGACGGACGCTTCGTCGCGGCGGCCGTGGCCCGTGGCCGGGTCGAGGTCCTGGCGCTCGAGGACGGCTCGGTCCGTCCCGTGCCGGGCACCGGCGTCAACGACCTGCCGATCCAGTGGACGCCGGACGGGCGCCAGCTCTACCTCCTCGAACTGGGCGCGCTGCCCGGGAAGATCGTCAAGGTCGACGTCGCGACCGGCCGGCGCGACGTCTGGCGGGAGATCCAGCCCGTCGACCGGGTGGGGGTCTCGGGCATCGGAATGGCCCTCGCCACGCCCGACGGCTCGGCCTGGGCCTATTCCTACCCGCAGTTCCGCTCCAGCCTCTACCTCGTGAAAGGCCTCAGATGA